In one Polaribacter sp. ALD11 genomic region, the following are encoded:
- a CDS encoding tetratricopeptide repeat protein — MKKIFLLILLTINGLSIAQNAAQKTAQNEYLLAENYFREGEYEKATQVFKKLYDSSPFNTTYLGRLISCYQETDQFLEAENLLKSRITANKSQVYLYVYLGYNYEKQLQKEKAQENYTLALNSLDKNPAYGGLIGRLFKDFNLLDDAILAYEKAMEVNKNANYNFQIAQIYGEKGDFKKMFESYIDLVDKNDQYFSLVQRYTSKYITDDAENEANILFRKTLLRKSASNPKDAWNTLLSWLFTQQKDYTKALIQEKALYQRKPDDLSAIFTIGQIAFNNKAFDASQECFNFIIEKSTTKSEVINANLYLVKIAVATKNPGTETLFQHLFTTFGKNAATVNLQVVYADFLTFSENKPAQANSVLEEALSYANSKFDKARIKLKLGDVLVFTGKFNKALIYFSQIQTQLKNHELGQEARFKVAQTSYFKGDFDWAKAQLKVLKSSTTQLIANDAVDLFLKISDNEPVDSIPSGLKQLANAELLAFQNKNEEALTELNNLFVKKDVFINGLIPGEVIYDDVLFFQAKLLIKQQRYKEAIASLSKIIAADNQGFLTDDVYFMMAETYNNNLKNTEKAQEYYQKIIFEHPSSIYLVDARKKYRKLRGDRV, encoded by the coding sequence ATGAAAAAAATATTTCTACTTATTTTACTAACTATTAATGGTTTAAGTATCGCCCAGAATGCAGCTCAAAAAACGGCACAGAATGAGTATCTCTTAGCAGAAAATTATTTTAGAGAAGGAGAATATGAAAAAGCAACTCAGGTTTTTAAAAAACTGTATGATAGTTCGCCGTTTAATACAACGTATTTAGGACGCTTAATTTCTTGCTATCAAGAAACAGATCAGTTTTTAGAAGCAGAAAACCTACTAAAAAGTAGAATAACCGCGAATAAGAGTCAGGTTTATTTGTACGTGTATTTAGGCTATAATTACGAGAAACAACTTCAAAAAGAAAAAGCACAAGAAAATTATACGCTGGCTTTAAATTCTTTGGATAAAAACCCTGCGTATGGTGGTTTAATTGGAAGACTTTTTAAAGATTTTAACTTGCTAGACGATGCTATTTTAGCGTATGAAAAGGCGATGGAAGTTAATAAAAATGCGAATTATAATTTTCAGATTGCGCAGATTTATGGTGAAAAGGGAGATTTTAAAAAAATGTTTGAATCTTATATTGATTTAGTAGATAAAAATGATCAATACTTTAGTTTGGTACAAAGATATACCAGCAAGTATATTACAGACGATGCTGAAAATGAAGCGAACATTTTATTCAGAAAGACACTTTTAAGAAAGTCTGCAAGCAATCCAAAAGATGCTTGGAACACTTTGTTAAGTTGGTTGTTTACACAGCAAAAAGACTACACAAAGGCGCTTATTCAAGAAAAAGCATTGTATCAAAGAAAACCAGACGATTTAAGTGCCATTTTTACCATCGGGCAAATTGCTTTCAACAACAAGGCTTTTGATGCTTCGCAAGAATGTTTTAATTTTATAATTGAAAAATCTACTACTAAAAGTGAAGTAATTAACGCAAATTTATACCTAGTTAAAATTGCTGTTGCCACCAAGAATCCAGGAACAGAAACTTTATTTCAACATCTTTTTACCACTTTTGGAAAAAATGCAGCAACTGTAAATTTACAAGTAGTTTATGCAGATTTTTTAACTTTTTCAGAAAACAAGCCAGCACAAGCAAACAGCGTTTTAGAGGAAGCTCTTTCTTATGCAAACTCTAAGTTTGACAAAGCAAGAATTAAGTTAAAATTAGGTGATGTTTTAGTATTTACAGGCAAATTTAACAAAGCTCTTATTTATTTTTCGCAAATTCAAACACAATTAAAAAATCACGAATTAGGACAAGAAGCACGGTTTAAAGTAGCACAAACTAGTTATTTTAAAGGTGATTTCGATTGGGCAAAAGCACAACTAAAAGTGTTAAAAAGCTCTACCACACAATTGATTGCAAATGACGCTGTAGATTTATTTTTAAAAATTTCTGATAATGAACCCGTAGATTCTATTCCTTCGGGTTTAAAGCAATTGGCAAATGCAGAATTGTTGGCTTTTCAGAATAAGAATGAAGAAGCTTTAACTGAATTAAATAATTTGTTTGTTAAGAAAGATGTATTTATCAATGGTTTAATTCCTGGTGAAGTAATCTATGATGATGTGTTGTTTTTTCAAGCGAAGTTGCTCATCAAACAGCAAAGGTATAAAGAAGCTATTGCTAGTTTGTCTAAAATTATAGCAGCAGATAATCAAGGTTTTTTAACAGATGATGTTTACTTTATGATGGCAGAAACCTATAATAACAATTTAAAAAACACAGAAAAAGCACAAGAATATTATCAGAAAATAATTTTCGAACATCCTTCTAGTATTTACTTAGTAGATGCTAGAAAAAAATACAGAAAACTAAGAGGAGACAGGGTTTAA
- a CDS encoding DUF4286 family protein, producing the protein MYIYNVTINIDGTAHNEWLTWVESHITAILNTGKFTSAKLTEVLVEEEMGGRTYSIQYAASSREDLDDYYKLHADDFRLAILKKFADKMLTFNTELKIVNEFYPTSVSN; encoded by the coding sequence ATGTACATATACAACGTAACTATAAATATTGATGGAACTGCACATAACGAATGGTTAACTTGGGTTGAGTCTCATATAACAGCTATTTTAAATACAGGTAAATTTACATCAGCAAAACTTACAGAGGTTTTGGTAGAAGAAGAAATGGGCGGTAGAACATACTCTATACAATATGCAGCAAGCTCAAGAGAAGATTTAGATGATTATTATAAACTACATGCAGATGATTTTCGTTTGGCAATCTTAAAGAAATTTGCAGATAAAATGCTGACTTTTAATACAGAATTAAAAATTGTAAACGAGTTTTATCCTACAAGCGTTAGTAATTAG
- the rsmA gene encoding 16S rRNA (adenine(1518)-N(6)/adenine(1519)-N(6))-dimethyltransferase RsmA produces the protein MSVKAKKHLGQHFLMDESIAKDIADALSGNGYDDVLEIGPGMGVLTKYLLPKKAKVTVIELDRESIAYLNDTFPLEHIKLDTSKEHFSIVEGDFLRKDIQEMFPKKQVAIIGNFPYNISTQIVFKAIENREFVPEFAGMFQKEVAKRIAEKEGSKVYGIMSVLTQAFFDVEYLFTVPPTVFNPPPKVDSGVIRLIRKKDYSLPVDEKIFFRVVKTAFNQRRKMLRSSLKSFNLSDSLKEDPIFAKRPEQLSVQDFISLTQKLIENGI, from the coding sequence GTGTCTGTAAAAGCAAAAAAACATTTAGGTCAGCATTTTTTAATGGATGAAAGTATTGCAAAAGATATTGCAGATGCTTTATCTGGAAATGGATATGATGACGTCTTAGAAATTGGTCCAGGAATGGGCGTTTTAACGAAATATTTATTACCAAAAAAAGCAAAAGTTACTGTCATAGAACTAGACAGAGAATCTATTGCTTATTTAAATGATACTTTTCCTTTAGAGCACATCAAATTAGACACTTCTAAAGAGCACTTTTCTATTGTAGAAGGCGATTTTTTAAGGAAAGATATACAAGAAATGTTTCCGAAGAAACAAGTAGCAATTATTGGTAATTTCCCGTATAACATTTCTACTCAAATTGTTTTTAAAGCAATAGAAAACAGAGAATTTGTACCTGAATTTGCAGGTATGTTTCAAAAAGAAGTTGCTAAAAGAATTGCAGAAAAAGAAGGTTCTAAGGTCTACGGAATTATGTCTGTTTTAACACAAGCTTTTTTCGATGTAGAATACCTTTTTACAGTTCCACCAACGGTATTTAATCCACCTCCAAAAGTAGATTCTGGTGTAATAAGACTTATTAGAAAAAAAGATTATTCACTTCCTGTAGATGAAAAAATATTCTTTAGGGTTGTAAAAACGGCATTTAACCAACGTAGAAAAATGCTACGTTCTAGCTTAAAGTCTTTTAATCTCTCGGATTCTTTAAAAGAAGACCCTATATTTGCGAAACGTCCAGAACAATTATCTGTTCAGGATTTTATTTCTCTCACGCAAAAATTAATAGAAAATGGCATTTGA
- the mgtE gene encoding magnesium transporter: protein MAFEISDEFLEKLVGFIYENNDSEIKQLFEEVHFADIAEVLDEVSFEEAIYIIKLLDSEKTSEILTELDEDTREKILENLSTKEIAREIGEMDSDDAADIIGELSEERQLRVINALKDDELAADIKELLSYEDDTAGALMAKELVKVYETWTVAGCMRRIRGQAQEVTRVHSIYVVDKEDKLVGRLSLKDLIIAKSDQKIADISKSKVDSVNVHEGDEEVAKIMAKYDLEAIPVVDDNNVLLGRITIDDILDVIKEEADKDYQMAAGFSQDVEANDTIWELTKARLPWLILALFGGFISVSILGSFNGAMEKHFELFFFTPLIAAMAGNVGVQSSAIIVQGLANDSLKGSLFKRLLKEILQGLLNGFVLATLLMSAGMLFLGFSFSLGITVAASLVSVIIIASIIGTFIPIILAKRGIDPALATGPFITTSNDILGILIYFSIAKLVLGF, encoded by the coding sequence ATGGCATTTGAAATTAGTGATGAATTTCTAGAAAAATTAGTTGGCTTTATCTATGAAAACAACGATTCTGAAATAAAACAACTTTTTGAGGAAGTCCATTTTGCAGATATAGCAGAGGTTTTAGACGAAGTAAGTTTTGAGGAAGCTATCTATATTATTAAACTTTTAGATAGCGAAAAAACATCTGAAATTCTAACAGAATTAGATGAAGATACCCGCGAAAAAATTCTAGAAAATTTATCTACAAAAGAAATTGCTCGAGAAATTGGTGAGATGGATTCTGATGATGCTGCAGACATTATTGGAGAACTTTCAGAGGAACGTCAATTACGTGTAATTAACGCCCTAAAAGATGATGAATTAGCGGCAGACATTAAAGAACTATTGTCTTATGAAGATGATACAGCTGGTGCATTAATGGCAAAAGAATTGGTAAAGGTTTATGAAACTTGGACGGTTGCTGGTTGTATGCGTAGAATTAGAGGACAAGCTCAAGAAGTTACCAGAGTACATTCTATTTACGTAGTAGATAAAGAAGATAAATTGGTAGGTAGATTGTCTTTAAAGGATTTAATTATTGCCAAATCAGATCAAAAAATTGCAGACATTTCTAAGTCGAAAGTAGATTCTGTAAATGTGCATGAAGGTGATGAAGAAGTTGCTAAAATTATGGCAAAATACGATTTAGAAGCCATTCCTGTGGTAGATGATAATAACGTTTTATTAGGTAGAATTACTATTGACGATATCTTAGACGTTATTAAAGAAGAGGCAGATAAAGATTACCAAATGGCGGCTGGTTTTTCTCAAGATGTAGAAGCAAATGATACTATTTGGGAACTTACAAAAGCACGTTTACCTTGGTTAATTTTAGCGCTGTTTGGTGGTTTCATTTCCGTTTCTATTTTAGGAAGTTTTAATGGAGCCATGGAAAAACATTTTGAACTCTTCTTTTTTACTCCGTTAATTGCTGCGATGGCAGGAAATGTTGGTGTACAATCTTCTGCTATTATTGTACAAGGTTTGGCAAATGATAGCTTAAAGGGTTCGCTTTTTAAAAGATTGTTAAAAGAAATTTTGCAAGGTTTACTAAATGGTTTTGTATTGGCAACTTTATTAATGTCTGCAGGAATGTTGTTTCTAGGCTTCTCTTTTTCTTTAGGAATTACGGTTGCAGCATCTCTGGTTTCTGTAATTATTATCGCTTCAATTATTGGTACATTTATCCCTATTATTTTGGCAAAAAGAGGAATAGATCCTGCTTTGGCAACAGGTCCTTTTATTACTACTAGTAATGATATTTTAGGAATTTTAATCTATTTTTCTATTGCAAAATTAGTCTTAGGTTTTTAA
- a CDS encoding response regulator transcription factor: MANKTRILIADDHQLVLQGILCSLKDVGDFELVTTNNCDNAFELIKTHQNKNPFHILFTDLSFDNCNEATNLDGGEELIKAIRNNEIDIRIGVITGHTETNRVYNVISNLNPNAYLLKSKCDATEIGFAVQKMLANDFYYTHEIHQKIMRRNIVQIQMDDVAIQVLKELPNHPKIGNLEGIITKHDGSLLKLRSIETKLANLRTDLNANNNTDLILKAKELGIID; the protein is encoded by the coding sequence GTGGCAAATAAAACTAGAATTTTAATAGCAGATGATCATCAATTAGTACTACAAGGAATTTTGTGCTCTTTAAAAGATGTGGGAGATTTTGAGTTGGTTACAACGAATAATTGTGATAACGCTTTTGAGTTGATAAAAACACATCAAAATAAGAACCCTTTTCATATCTTATTTACAGATTTAAGTTTCGATAATTGTAATGAAGCTACAAATTTAGATGGAGGTGAAGAACTAATTAAAGCTATTAGAAACAATGAAATAGATATTAGAATAGGTGTAATTACTGGTCATACAGAAACCAATAGAGTTTACAATGTAATTAGTAATTTAAACCCCAATGCATATTTATTAAAAAGTAAATGTGATGCTACAGAAATTGGTTTCGCTGTTCAAAAAATGTTAGCAAACGACTTTTATTACACGCATGAAATTCATCAAAAAATAATGCGAAGAAACATTGTTCAGATACAAATGGATGATGTTGCTATTCAAGTGTTAAAAGAGCTTCCTAACCATCCGAAAATTGGTAATTTAGAAGGTATTATAACAAAACATGATGGCTCTCTTTTAAAGCTTCGTTCTATCGAAACAAAATTAGCAAATTTAAGAACAGATTTAAACGCAAATAATAATACAGATTTAATTTTAAAGGCAAAAGAACTAGGAATTATAGATTAA
- a CDS encoding tetratricopeptide repeat-containing sensor histidine kinase, with protein MSSQKKELGKNIDSIAFYLKNAKGADKFPYLKRAVLLSEELKIDSLIKQTSIEYAKQSYFIKDTLGLTFSKNKLLKHFQLKKDSFSLAKAYHLEALNHKIKNNLDSTFYYYHKSKNVSIALKDSLEIGRRLLSMAIIQVKELDFIGCEITTIEGLKYIEPLKKYRTLISLYQTLGNALGHLKKPKEARFYYLKAQKICKFNTVKHRREKNYLNLLSNIGMTYKDEGNLKKAASLFKEGLNSDSLETKHPKQYQALLGNLSAVYFREGKTEKAIEGYKIVLKSRIKTKNLYSQSVSHSFLAEAYLKNKKYSLAKKHAKRGLELGKETRNNKQVLECLEFLSQLTKGETAKKYLKDYIKLSDSLFTRERSLKNQFAKVRYETEKKDIENEYLKEENARKHLELETEKQHKIIGWLLAGVSVLFIGFGLSIVSIRRKKMIFEAKMQQIEAREKERQQIAKSLHDEVAGDISMLHLKLEKTNQLKAAKSLDVIKENVRNLSHQLSSESFDKVPFKDQIINIVSDFFEIDFKIKIIEIDSVLWKAVNNSIKRTLFLSIRESIQNSKKHAQATAITLTFNETKKAVFLTVSDNGIGFDVNSLRKGIGLKNIQERIEEINGVFSIESKLKKGTIINIEIPKSGK; from the coding sequence GTGTCTTCTCAAAAAAAAGAATTAGGTAAAAATATAGATTCTATTGCTTTTTATTTAAAGAACGCGAAAGGAGCAGACAAATTTCCATATTTAAAAAGGGCAGTGCTGCTTTCTGAAGAATTAAAAATAGATTCTCTTATAAAGCAAACAAGTATTGAGTACGCAAAACAAAGTTATTTTATAAAAGATACTTTAGGGCTAACATTTTCCAAAAATAAATTACTAAAACACTTTCAACTTAAGAAAGACTCTTTTTCTCTAGCAAAAGCATATCATCTAGAAGCTTTAAACCATAAGATCAAAAATAATTTAGATAGTACTTTTTATTATTACCATAAATCAAAAAATGTTTCTATAGCACTAAAAGATTCTCTTGAAATAGGGAGAAGGTTATTATCTATGGCTATTATACAAGTAAAAGAGCTAGATTTCATAGGTTGCGAAATAACAACTATTGAAGGCTTAAAATATATAGAACCTCTTAAAAAATATAGAACACTAATTTCTTTATACCAAACTTTAGGGAATGCGTTAGGTCACTTAAAAAAGCCTAAAGAGGCGAGATTTTATTATTTGAAAGCACAGAAAATTTGTAAGTTTAATACTGTAAAACATAGAAGAGAAAAAAATTACTTAAACCTATTGAGTAATATTGGAATGACTTATAAAGATGAAGGAAATTTAAAAAAAGCAGCTTCTTTGTTTAAGGAAGGCTTAAACTCTGATAGTCTAGAAACGAAACACCCCAAACAATACCAAGCTCTTTTAGGAAACTTATCTGCCGTATACTTTAGAGAAGGAAAAACAGAAAAAGCAATAGAAGGTTATAAAATAGTTTTAAAAAGTAGAATAAAAACCAAAAACCTCTATTCACAAAGTGTTTCACATAGTTTTTTAGCAGAAGCGTATTTAAAGAATAAAAAATATTCTTTAGCAAAAAAACATGCAAAGAGAGGTTTAGAATTAGGAAAAGAAACAAGAAATAATAAACAAGTTTTAGAGTGTTTAGAATTTTTATCACAGCTTACTAAAGGAGAAACTGCTAAAAAGTATTTAAAAGATTATATAAAATTAAGCGATAGTTTATTTACTAGAGAAAGATCTTTAAAAAATCAGTTTGCTAAAGTTAGATATGAAACCGAAAAGAAAGATATAGAAAATGAGTATTTAAAAGAAGAAAACGCTAGAAAACATTTAGAATTAGAAACAGAAAAGCAACATAAAATAATAGGTTGGTTACTTGCCGGAGTTAGTGTTTTGTTTATAGGTTTTGGTCTAAGTATTGTTTCGATAAGAAGAAAGAAAATGATTTTTGAAGCAAAGATGCAGCAAATTGAAGCTCGTGAAAAAGAACGCCAGCAAATTGCAAAATCTTTACATGATGAGGTTGCAGGAGATATTAGTATGTTGCACTTAAAATTGGAAAAAACAAATCAATTAAAAGCAGCCAAAAGTTTGGATGTTATAAAGGAAAATGTTAGAAATTTATCACATCAATTAAGTAGCGAGAGTTTTGATAAAGTACCTTTTAAAGATCAGATAATAAATATTGTTTCAGATTTTTTTGAAATTGACTTTAAAATTAAAATAATAGAAATTGATAGTGTTTTATGGAAAGCCGTAAATAATTCTATTAAAAGAACTTTATTTTTATCGATTAGAGAAAGTATTCAGAATTCTAAAAAACATGCGCAAGCAACAGCAATTACTTTAACATTTAATGAAACAAAAAAAGCTGTTTTTTTAACAGTTTCAGATAACGGAATAGGATTTGATGTAAACAGTCTAAGAAAAGGAATTGGTTTGAAAAATATACAAGAACGTATTGAAGAAATTAATGGTGTTTTTTCTATTGAAAGCAAGTTAAAAAAAGGAACAATTATAAATATAGAAATACCTAAAAGTGGCAAATAA
- a CDS encoding RNA methyltransferase — translation MRKLKNNELGRITVDEFKTIKKTPIIVILDNIRSLNNIGSVFRTSDAFLIEKIYLCGICATPPNKEIHKTALGATESVAWEYVEDTLTLVEKLKVDGIKVLAIEQAEHSTKLDTFYPKKDEKYAIVMGNEVKGVQQEVVSASDLCIEIPQLGTKHSLNISVTTGVVIWDLFQKMNKL, via the coding sequence ATGAGGAAATTAAAGAATAACGAGTTAGGCAGAATTACAGTTGATGAATTTAAAACGATAAAAAAAACGCCAATTATTGTCATTTTAGACAATATTAGAAGTTTAAATAATATTGGTTCTGTTTTTAGAACTAGCGATGCTTTTCTTATTGAAAAAATCTATTTGTGTGGTATTTGCGCAACACCGCCTAATAAAGAAATTCATAAAACAGCTTTGGGGGCAACCGAATCTGTTGCTTGGGAATATGTGGAAGATACGCTTACTTTAGTTGAAAAATTGAAAGTAGATGGTATAAAAGTTTTAGCAATTGAACAAGCCGAACACAGCACAAAATTAGATACTTTTTATCCGAAGAAAGATGAAAAATATGCTATTGTAATGGGAAATGAAGTAAAAGGAGTGCAGCAAGAGGTAGTAAGTGCTTCCGATTTATGTATAGAAATACCTCAATTAGGGACCAAGCATTCCTTAAATATATCGGTAACAACAGGTGTTGTTATTTGGGATTTATTTCAGAAAATGAATAAATTATAG
- the mutS gene encoding DNA mismatch repair protein MutS, producing the protein MAKPKPKKVTPLMKQYNAIKTRYPDAMLLFRVGDFYETFGEDAKKAAGVLGITLTKRGAGSETETALAGFPHHSLNTYLPKLVKAGMRVAICDQLEDPKMTKTIVKRGVTELVTPGVSLNDEVLQTKTNNFLAAIHFDKKQLGISFLDVSTGEYLVAQGNAEYIDKLLQNFSPSEVLVQKQHKQQFLELFENRYYTFYLDDWVFQKEYANETLHNHFEVKSLKGFGIQDLKNGIIAAGAVMYYLSETQHNQLKHIQHISRIAEDNYVWMDRFTVRNLELYNPNSINAVTLLDVIDKTISPMGGRLLKRWLALPLKNIEEIKNRHELVKFFIDSDDFSKTVTYQLKQISDLERLISKVATGKASPREIVLLKDSLKAILPIKSSAESSENETVKVLGNQLHTCTDLIEKIYETLFDNAPVNINKGKAIATGVHQELDDLRAISNTGKEYLDNMLKRETERTGISSLKISFNNVFGYYIEVRNSHKDKVPEEWIRKQTLVNAERYITEELKEYETKILGAEEKIQKLEQEIFSKLLQYIIQYVQIVQENAQIIAKIDCLLAFSVLAIDNNYVRPIMDESTDLEIKNGRHPVIEKQLPIDQTYIANDVVLNRNQQQIIMITGPNMSGKSAILRQTALIVLLAQMGSYVPAQNAKIGIVDKIFTRVGASDNISMGESTFMVEMNETASILNNVSERSLILLDEIGRGTSTYDGISIAWAISEFLHEHPTKAKTLFATHYHELNEMTTTFERIKNFNVSVKELKDNIIFLRKLVSGGSNHSFGIHVAKLAGMPNMVIHRANKILAQLEKNNKSAEVKDALKQTQHEEMQLSFFKLDDPLLENIREEILATNIDTLTPIEALMKLNEIKRMLLKK; encoded by the coding sequence TTGGCAAAACCGAAACCAAAAAAGGTAACTCCTTTAATGAAACAATACAATGCTATCAAGACCAGATATCCTGATGCGATGTTACTTTTTCGTGTGGGAGATTTCTACGAAACCTTTGGTGAAGATGCTAAAAAAGCTGCCGGAGTTTTAGGGATTACCTTAACCAAACGTGGCGCAGGAAGTGAAACAGAAACTGCTTTGGCTGGTTTTCCTCATCATTCTTTAAACACCTATTTGCCAAAGTTGGTAAAAGCGGGCATGCGTGTTGCTATTTGTGATCAGTTAGAAGATCCAAAAATGACCAAAACCATTGTAAAACGTGGTGTTACAGAACTGGTTACACCTGGAGTCTCTTTAAACGACGAAGTTTTACAAACAAAAACTAACAACTTTTTAGCTGCTATTCATTTTGATAAAAAACAACTCGGAATTTCATTTTTAGATGTTTCTACTGGTGAATATTTGGTGGCGCAAGGAAATGCAGAATACATCGATAAATTATTGCAAAACTTTAGTCCGAGTGAAGTTTTAGTCCAGAAACAACACAAACAACAATTTTTAGAACTTTTTGAAAACCGTTATTATACATTTTATTTAGACGATTGGGTTTTTCAAAAGGAATATGCAAACGAAACGTTACACAATCATTTTGAGGTAAAAAGCTTAAAAGGTTTTGGAATTCAGGATTTAAAAAACGGAATTATTGCTGCCGGAGCAGTGATGTATTATTTGTCTGAAACACAGCACAATCAACTAAAACACATTCAGCATATTAGCAGAATTGCAGAAGATAATTATGTTTGGATGGATCGTTTTACCGTTCGAAATTTGGAGCTTTACAATCCGAATTCTATAAACGCCGTAACACTTTTAGATGTTATTGATAAAACCATTTCGCCAATGGGCGGAAGACTCTTAAAACGGTGGTTAGCGCTTCCATTAAAAAATATCGAGGAGATTAAAAATCGTCATGAATTGGTAAAATTCTTCATAGATTCTGATGATTTTTCGAAGACAGTAACGTATCAGTTAAAACAAATATCAGACCTTGAAAGACTGATTTCTAAAGTTGCAACTGGCAAAGCTTCTCCAAGAGAAATTGTCTTGTTAAAAGATTCTCTAAAAGCAATTTTGCCGATAAAATCATCCGCAGAAAGTAGCGAAAACGAGACTGTTAAGGTATTAGGAAATCAATTACATACGTGTACCGATTTAATTGAAAAAATTTATGAAACCTTATTTGACAATGCGCCTGTAAACATAAATAAAGGAAAGGCCATTGCAACTGGAGTTCATCAAGAATTAGACGATTTACGTGCCATTTCCAATACAGGAAAGGAATATTTAGACAATATGCTAAAACGTGAAACAGAACGCACGGGAATTAGCAGTTTAAAGATTTCGTTCAATAATGTTTTTGGGTATTATATTGAAGTTAGAAATTCTCATAAAGACAAAGTCCCAGAAGAATGGATCAGAAAACAAACCTTGGTAAATGCAGAGCGCTATATTACGGAAGAATTAAAAGAATACGAAACAAAAATTTTAGGTGCTGAAGAGAAAATTCAGAAATTAGAGCAAGAAATATTTTCTAAGTTATTACAATATATCATACAATATGTGCAAATTGTTCAAGAAAATGCGCAAATTATAGCAAAAATTGATTGTTTACTCGCTTTTTCTGTATTAGCTATTGATAACAATTATGTACGTCCGATTATGGATGAAAGTACCGATTTAGAAATTAAAAACGGAAGACATCCTGTTATTGAAAAACAGTTGCCAATAGACCAAACTTATATTGCCAATGATGTTGTTTTAAATAGAAATCAGCAACAAATAATTATGATTACCGGACCCAATATGTCTGGTAAATCGGCTATTTTAAGACAAACTGCATTGATTGTTTTGTTAGCACAAATGGGAAGTTATGTGCCTGCTCAAAATGCAAAAATTGGTATTGTAGACAAAATTTTTACACGTGTTGGTGCAAGTGATAATATTTCTATGGGCGAATCTACATTTATGGTAGAAATGAACGAAACAGCTTCGATTTTGAATAATGTTTCTGAGCGCAGTTTAATATTATTAGATGAAATTGGTAGAGGAACGTCTACTTATGACGGAATTTCGATTGCATGGGCAATTTCAGAGTTCTTACACGAGCACCCAACCAAAGCAAAAACATTATTTGCTACGCATTACCATGAACTGAATGAAATGACCACTACTTTTGAGCGCATTAAAAACTTTAATGTGTCTGTAAAAGAGTTGAAAGACAACATTATTTTCCTACGTAAGCTCGTTTCTGGAGGCTCTAATCATAGTTTTGGTATTCACGTAGCCAAACTTGCTGGAATGCCAAATATGGTGATTCACAGAGCAAATAAAATACTAGCACAATTAGAAAAGAATAATAAAAGTGCAGAGGTAAAAGATGCTTTAAAACAAACACAGCATGAAGAAATGCAGCTTAGCTTTTTTAAGCTAGATGACCCGCTTTTAGAAAACATTAGAGAAGAAATTTTAGCAACAAATATAGATACGTTAACGCCTATTGAAGCATTAATGAAATTGAATGAGATTAAACGAATGTTGTTGAAGAAGTAA